In the Candidatus Tisiphia endosymbiont of Melanophora roralis genome, TTCTAAAGTTGGCATATCACGATCATCACCTACTGTTATCACTTGTTCTTTTGTTTTATCAATTACAATAGTTGTATGCCCACTTACTCCCACGCTAGTTGCTGGTAAGTGATCTGAATTAAACTCTCTAAAAAAATAAATATCACCTATTTGTACATCTGCAGGTTGTACTGGTCTATATAACGGTATCAAACTAGCCTGCTTAGAATCTTTCCAAGGTTGAGGAATAAACCCACCCATATAGGATCTATATATACATAGCTCATCAGAGGTATCTAATGCTACAGGTACGGATGTCACTAAATCAACGAAAGACGAACAATCTTGCGGCTCAAATGTTTTGCCTTTAGGATACAAACTCTCTTCATCTAGTGAGCCACCAAATGAATAACCACTATGCACAAAACCAAAACCATTAATACCGTTTTTAATATAATGCCAGCTATAGTTTGGTGGTATAACAACGCTAGATGGTATAGCAATTACATGAGTGATCGCGGAATTAAATATATCAATTGCATTAATATTAGTTCTCTTTCGAAACTCTACTTCTGCTGGTAATTTATTCGTCGCTCCGGTACTCGAATCCTCACGTACATCATCGTCCGCTGCGGTTCTGCGTTCCGTGGCTTCTTTAAATTCCTCAGCATAAGCGAGTTTCGAAAGAGAACTATTATTTAAAGCAAAATATATATACCATATTGCACAAGAGCTAAAAGTAGTTTTAGAAGTACCATAATACCCTTGGCTTCTTAAAATAGGTAAATTATCTCCAATATTATTATTATAATCATTTGGCAATACACCATTTGCTATTTTTATGATATTGGCTTCATCATTGATAAATAACTGATTAACCCCACTTAGCACTTCTTGCATTTTGTTATATTGAATTCCCGGTGGTAAATTATCATTGTTTACAACAAGACTATTAATACTTACAATATTCTCTAAATCATTTGCTAATTTATCCTTTACACTCTTAATTAAAGTACTGTCAGTAATAGTCTGTTTTTGTTTGTCCCATAATATTTTATTTTCAGCTAGAATCTTATTTTGCTCATTACATAATGCATGTTGATAAGCTCTAGCTTTATATATTGCAATTAACGCAATTAATTTATTATTTTCCATTATATTATCTCCTAGAACTGTTTGTAGATATCAAGAGTTGATTATAAAACATAACTATATTATTGATCAATATATTTAATATGTTAATACATATTAATAAATGACCTTGTGGTATAAATAGCTTAATGTTTTAGTAAGTCTATTTGTTTTTGATAATCTTTTGACTGGAAAATAAAATTACCTGATACTAAAATATCAGCTCCAGCTTTTATACAGTTCTTACTGGTAACATCATTTATTCCTCCATCTACAGAAAGCATTATAGGTTTACCAAAATTTTTGATTTTTTCTGAAATAATTTTGACTTTCTCTAACTGATTCTCTATAAACTTTTGGCTAGAAAAACCGGGGTTTACGGTCATTGCTAGAATTAGATCTACTTTATCAATAATATAATCTATAGAATTTGGACTTGTAGAGGGAAGTAGTGCCACCCCAGCTTTTAGCCCCAAATTTTGAATAATACTTAAAGTTCTGTCAAGATGAATAGTGGTTTCAGGATGGATAGTGATAATATCTGCTCCGCTATTAGCATAGTCTTTAATCGAATATTCTGGGTTATTAATCATTAAATGTACGTCAAATGGTAATGTAGTGTGAGCTCTTAAAGCTTTTATTATAGGAGGCCCAAATGTTAAGTTAGGTACAAAATGTCCATCCATAACGTCTATATGGATCATATCAGCACCAGCTTCTTCCAAAGAACTGATTTCTTTTTGCAAATTAGCAAAATCTGCTGATAGTAACGAAGGTGCGATCTTAATTATTTTCACTTTTGTTTTTATCCTCAATATGAACTTTTTGGCTATTTTTTCTTCTTGCTATATTCTGTTTTAAAGCACTAGACAGTTTTTGAAATTTACTCTCACTAAATTTACTCCCATTATTTTGCAATTTCTGCTGCTTTTCCTTTGTTATAAAAACCTTCCTATAAACTTTTTTAAGTTTTTCACTGCATTCTATAAAATACATATCACTTATGTTATACCACCCAAAAACTATAGATATATATACTCGGTGAACTTCAAGAATTGGCGTCGTCGTGTCTAAAGATCTCCGCTGCTCACGTACTAATGTACGCTCCGCTGCTCGATTTTGACACTCCTAGCTCTTCTTGAAGTTGACCTTCGTCTACCAACTCTTTATTTACGAGCAGTATACCCACAGTTAAAGTGTTTTTAAGCTTATAGCTATTCTATTTAAGGCATTCATAATTGAAATACAAATAGTAATATCTACAATTTCTCTCTCAGAAAAATACTGTAATATTTCATCTTTCATTGCGTCAATTTCCTTGAAGAAACCCCGCGTTATTAATTCACACCATCTTAGAGCTATAACTTCTTTTTCACTAAATACTTCTTTACTAGAAGACCAAATTGGTAATAAATCTAACTTCTTTTGAGGCACATTATTCTTTCTAGCATCTGTAAGATGTAAATTGCAACAATAAAAGCAGCTATTTATTTGTGATACCCTCAGTTCAATTAAGGATCTTAGTCCCTTATCAAGAGGAGATTCATTAAGACTTTCATAAGATTTATATATACATGACATTGTGTTCTTAGAGATTTCGGCATAGTTCATTTTTTTCCTTTGAATTTAGTTATTTAGTAAATATTATTCCTGAACAATGTCTATATCTAAACCATTTCATCTGTCAAGTAAAGAACTGACAAATTCAGTAGTAAGTTAAATTCTATAACTATTCAAATAAATTTCTACTATCTTTTCGACATTTTATTATTATACTACAGGTTATGATTTTATAATGAACTAGTATAGCCATAATGAATCAACATATTGTAAATTCTCCTGAATCACTTGATGAAAAGCGTAATAATGCCCGTCAAGGTGGAGGGGGAGAGAGAATCGCCTTACAACATAAAAAAGGTAAACTTACTGCAAGAGAAAGGATAGAAGTATTACTAGATCCTGAAAGTTTTGAAGAAACAGGAATGTTTGTTGAACATAGATGCAGTAATTTTGGCATGAACGACAAAAAATTCCTAGGGGACGGTATAATAACTGGACATGGCACCATAAATGGTAGGTTGGTTTTTGTGTATAGCCAAGATTTTACGGTGTTAGGTGGATCTCTTGGAGAATATCACGCTAAAAAAATTTGCACTATACTCGATTCTGCTTTAGCAGTAGGAGCACCAGTTATTGGCATAAATGATTCGGGGGGTGCAAGAATTCAGGAAGGGGTTGACGCCCTTGGTGGTTATGGAGAATTATTTCAACGCAATGTAATTGCTTCCGGTATTATTCCACAAATCACCTTAATTATGGGACCTTGTGCTGGTGGTGCTGTTTATTCTCCTGCCTTAACAGATTTCATATTCATGGTTAAAAATACTTCTTATATGTTTGTAACAGGACCAGACGTAGTTAAAACTGTTACAGGTGAAGAAGTAAGCCAAGAACAACTTGGCGGAGCAAAAATGCATACTACAAAGAGTGGTGTTGCTGACCTTGCTTTTAAAAATGATATAGAGCTACTTCTAGAAACTAGAAGGTTTTTTAATTTTTTACCTCTATCAAATAGTAGTCCTCTACCACATCGTCGTACCGAAGACCCAGCTGATCGGGTTGATATGTCCCTAAACACCTTAGTCCCAAGCATTCCGAACAAAGCTTATGACATGAAAGAATTAATTGAGCGTATTGTTGATGAAGGAGAATTTTTTGAGCTGCAACCAGATTTTGCTAGAAATATTATAATCGGCTTTGGTTATATGGAAGGAAGACCTATAGGATTTGTTGCGAATCAACCATTACATTTAGCTGGCTGTTTAGATATTAACGCATCAAGAAAGGCAGCAAGGTTTGTTCGTTTTTGTGATGCGTTTAATATCCCAATAGTAACTCTAGTTGATGTACCAGGTTTTTTACCTGGCACTGATCAAG is a window encoding:
- the rpe gene encoding ribulose-phosphate 3-epimerase; the protein is MKIIKIAPSLLSADFANLQKEISSLEEAGADMIHIDVMDGHFVPNLTFGPPIIKALRAHTTLPFDVHLMINNPEYSIKDYANSGADIITIHPETTIHLDRTLSIIQNLGLKAGVALLPSTSPNSIDYIIDKVDLILAMTVNPGFSSQKFIENQLEKVKIISEKIKNFGKPIMLSVDGGINDVTSKNCIKAGADILVSGNFIFQSKDYQKQIDLLKH
- a CDS encoding carboxymuconolactone decarboxylase family protein, translating into MNYAEISKNTMSCIYKSYESLNESPLDKGLRSLIELRVSQINSCFYCCNLHLTDARKNNVPQKKLDLLPIWSSSKEVFSEKEVIALRWCELITRGFFKEIDAMKDEILQYFSEREIVDITICISIMNALNRIAISLKTL
- a CDS encoding acyl-CoA carboxylase subunit beta, translated to MNQHIVNSPESLDEKRNNARQGGGGERIALQHKKGKLTARERIEVLLDPESFEETGMFVEHRCSNFGMNDKKFLGDGIITGHGTINGRLVFVYSQDFTVLGGSLGEYHAKKICTILDSALAVGAPVIGINDSGGARIQEGVDALGGYGELFQRNVIASGIIPQITLIMGPCAGGAVYSPALTDFIFMVKNTSYMFVTGPDVVKTVTGEEVSQEQLGGAKMHTTKSGVADLAFKNDIELLLETRRFFNFLPLSNSSPLPHRRTEDPADRVDMSLNTLVPSIPNKAYDMKELIERIVDEGEFFELQPDFARNIIIGFGYMEGRPIGFVANQPLHLAGCLDINASRKAARFVRFCDAFNIPIVTLVDVPGFLPGTDQEHNGIIKHGAKLLYAYAEATVPKITIITRKAYGGAYIVMNSKHLRGDVNYAWFNSEIAVLGAEGAAEIIFKEECKDLESKKQKIQEYKDTVTSPFAAASRGYLDDIIKPQNTRWRICKALNFLQNKKIQLPWKKHDNLPL
- a CDS encoding palindromic element RPE1 domain-containing protein: MENNKLIALIAIYKARAYQHALCNEQNKILAENKILWDKQKQTITDSTLIKSVKDKLANDLENIVSINSLVVNNDNLPPGIQYNKMQEVLSGVNQLFINDEANIIKIANGVLPNDYNNNIGDNLPILRSQGYYGTSKTTFSSCAIWYIYFALNNSSLSKLAYAEEFKEATERRTAADDDVREDSSTGATNKLPAEVEFRKRTNINAIDIFNSAITHVIAIPSSVVIPPNYSWHYIKNGINGFGFVHSGYSFGGSLDEESLYPKGKTFEPQDCSSFVDLVTSVPVALDTSDELCIYRSYMGGFIPQPWKDSKQASLIPLYRPVQPADVQIGDIYFFREFNSDHLPATSVGVSGHTTIVIDKTKEQVITVGDDRDMPTLEGIGIANFHFTGDSNRQVFFLRLSEEYIDHLPDPNNFKNLNYNGVQDLAQIIKYFDQLISK